A stretch of the Fusobacterium varium genome encodes the following:
- a CDS encoding putative ferredoxin: protein MAEKKMVDIYILGKKYTVPSTLTIMDSMEYAGYQLIRSCGCRSGFCGACATVYRVQGQSELKVTLACQSEVEDGMYLTQIPFFPGKKAVYDMDKVEASADTMVEKYPEIYKCIGCNACTKGCSQGINVMQYIAYAQRGEFEKCAHESFDCVGCGICASKCPAGITHYNVGLLARRITGKHIAPKSKHLMERVEEINAGKLDAELDEMMNKSIDELKDLYNHRDITK from the coding sequence ATGGCTGAAAAGAAAATGGTTGATATATATATATTAGGTAAAAAATATACTGTACCTTCAACTCTAACAATAATGGATTCTATGGAATATGCAGGATATCAGCTTATAAGAAGCTGCGGATGCAGATCAGGATTCTGTGGAGCTTGTGCTACTGTATATAGAGTGCAGGGACAAAGTGAACTTAAAGTAACTCTTGCTTGTCAAAGTGAGGTAGAAGATGGAATGTATCTTACACAAATTCCTTTCTTCCCAGGGAAAAAAGCAGTTTATGATATGGATAAAGTAGAAGCTTCTGCTGATACTATGGTAGAAAAATATCCTGAAATATACAAATGTATAGGATGTAATGCTTGTACAAAAGGATGTTCTCAAGGAATCAATGTAATGCAGTATATTGCATATGCACAAAGAGGAGAATTTGAGAAATGTGCTCATGAATCATTTGACTGTGTAGGATGTGGAATATGTGCATCAAAATGTCCTGCTGGAATAACTCACTACAATGTAGGACTTCTGGCTCGTCGTATTACTGGAAAACATATAGCTCCTAAGAGTAAACATTTAATGGAAAGAGTTGAAGAAATCAACGCTGGTAAATTAGATGCGGAATTAGATGAAATGATGAATAAAAGTATAGATGAACTTAAAGATCTATACAATCACAGAGATATCACTAAATAG
- the asrB gene encoding anaerobic sulfite reductase subunit B has product MSCGCGCHDHDNDPLMPKVAIITNIRRDTPDVTTFRIESPEGGKPFDFMPGQCAMLSVPPIGEAIFSITSSPTVKDYMECSIKKCGIVTDYIHQLEEGAEIGIRGPYGNNFPVEEADVLKGKDLLFIAGGIGLAPLRSVINYVMDNRENYGKVDIVYGSRTPDDLVHQNDIFKVWPAQKDTNVHLTVDREFEGWDGHVGFVPNYVKELGLDNNKVALVCGPPIMIKFVLQGLEEIGFKKEQVFTTLELKMKCGVGKCGRCNIGDKYVCKDGPVFRCDEILELPNEY; this is encoded by the coding sequence ATGAGTTGTGGTTGCGGATGTCATGATCATGACAATGATCCTTTAATGCCTAAAGTGGCAATAATAACTAATATCAGAAGAGATACTCCTGATGTTACTACATTTAGAATAGAGAGCCCAGAAGGAGGAAAACCTTTTGACTTTATGCCAGGTCAATGTGCTATGCTGTCAGTTCCTCCAATAGGAGAAGCTATATTTTCTATAACTTCATCTCCTACTGTAAAAGATTACATGGAATGCAGTATAAAAAAATGTGGAATAGTAACTGACTATATACATCAGCTTGAAGAAGGAGCAGAAATTGGTATAAGAGGACCATATGGAAATAACTTCCCTGTAGAAGAAGCAGATGTATTGAAAGGTAAAGACCTTCTGTTCATAGCTGGAGGTATAGGGCTTGCTCCCCTTCGTTCAGTTATTAACTATGTAATGGATAACAGAGAAAACTATGGAAAAGTGGATATCGTTTATGGGTCACGTACTCCAGATGATCTGGTACATCAAAATGATATTTTCAAAGTATGGCCTGCTCAGAAAGATACAAATGTACATCTGACAGTAGACAGAGAATTTGAAGGATGGGATGGACATGTTGGATTTGTACCAAACTATGTAAAAGAGCTTGGTCTTGATAATAACAAAGTTGCTCTTGTGTGTGGACCTCCAATCATGATTAAATTTGTACTTCAAGGTTTGGAAGAAATAGGATTTAAAAAAGAGCAGGTATTCACTACATTGGAACTTAAAATGAAATGTGGTGTAGGAAAATGCGGACGTTGCAACATTGGGGATAAATATGTGTGTAAGGATGGTCCTGTATTTAGATGTGATGAAATTTTAGAACTTCCAAATGAATATTAA
- the asrA gene encoding anaerobic sulfite reductase subunit A, producing the protein MKKVLKSRLPELWEAINNNFDLFLPMENGTLVNFGSYTVNKNVRLDVLKTNSSVKEFVFPQTETYLKFKNTRKKLELTPVNVVGRDYVLFGVRNCDAASFKIMDNIFLREPVDTYYRAHREKGIIVTMACNSPEETCFCSAFGIEAAEASPASDIVTWDMGDYILWETKSEKGEKLTASVSSILEEAEDISALEILKKEIKEKMESLPLRELDPKKITKEQQELFDMEDFWGDISKKCLACGSCTFVCPTCHCYDVKDYDGGNAGERYRCWDSCMISDFTRMAHGNPRTNQLQRVRQRFMHKLVYYPKNHEGMYSCVGCGRCVEKCPVGLNIVRVIKRLGEE; encoded by the coding sequence ATGAAAAAAGTATTAAAAAGCAGATTGCCAGAATTATGGGAAGCTATTAATAATAATTTTGATTTATTTCTTCCAATGGAAAATGGTACTCTTGTAAATTTTGGAAGTTATACAGTTAATAAAAATGTAAGATTAGATGTACTTAAGACAAATTCATCTGTGAAAGAATTTGTTTTTCCACAAACTGAAACATATTTAAAATTTAAGAATACAAGGAAAAAACTTGAACTGACACCAGTGAATGTAGTGGGAAGAGATTATGTACTTTTTGGTGTAAGAAACTGTGATGCAGCAAGTTTTAAAATAATGGATAACATATTTCTGAGAGAACCAGTAGACACATATTATAGAGCCCATAGAGAAAAAGGAATCATAGTAACTATGGCATGTAATTCACCAGAAGAAACTTGTTTCTGCAGTGCTTTTGGAATAGAGGCGGCTGAAGCTTCACCAGCTTCTGATATAGTTACTTGGGATATGGGAGACTATATCTTATGGGAAACTAAAAGTGAAAAAGGAGAAAAACTTACAGCTTCTGTATCTTCTATACTTGAAGAAGCTGAAGATATAAGTGCTCTTGAAATACTAAAAAAAGAAATTAAAGAGAAAATGGAGTCACTTCCTTTAAGAGAACTTGATCCAAAAAAAATAACAAAGGAACAGCAGGAGCTTTTTGATATGGAAGATTTCTGGGGAGATATCAGCAAAAAGTGCCTTGCATGTGGTTCTTGTACATTTGTATGTCCAACTTGTCACTGCTATGATGTAAAAGATTATGATGGAGGAAATGCTGGAGAAAGATATAGATGTTGGGACTCTTGTATGATATCAGACTTTACTCGTATGGCTCATGGAAATCCAAGAACCAATCAATTACAGAGAGTAAGACAAAGATTTATGCACAAACTTGTATATTATCCAAAAAATCATGAGGGAATGTACTCTTGTGTAGGATGTGGAAGATGTGTTGAGAAATGTCCTGTGGGATTAAATATTGTAAGAGTAATAAAAAGATTGGGGGAGGAATAA
- a CDS encoding putative heterodisulfide reductase, subunit A → MQRVGVFVCWCGNNIAGTVDVERVSEVAKDIPGVVYSTNYQYMCSEIGQNLLKDAIKEYNLDRVVVASCSPRMHETTFRNAAAKAGLNPYLVEIANIREHCSWVHKDKEQGTEKAIALVKAAVAKAILNAPLVSGESGVEKRALVIGGGIAGIQTALDIADAGFKVDIVEKQPSIGGKMAQLDKTFPTLDCSACILTPKMVDASMHPNITLHTYSEIEAVNGYVGNFTVSIKKKARYVDMDKCTGCGICVEKCPSRKAGNEFEENLTKRGAIYKAFAQAVPNVPVIDSTQCIKMATGKCGICEKLCMAKAIDFSQKDEIIEERYGAIVVATGYDLINLEKLGEYNYSHPNVITSLEFERLTNAAGPTHGKFLKPSDHTKPKKVVFVQCVGSRDTSDRGKPYCSKICCMYTAKHAMLLRDKYPDIEAYVFYIDVRTPGKNFDEFQRRAVEEYGVQYIKGMVGKVFPEGDKLMVNGVDALTGQTVVIDADMVVLAAATRAKDDAVALKRKLNISTDTNNFFTEAHPKLKPVETASAGIYLAGACQGPKDIPETVAQASAAAAKAIILLCKDKLVNNPCVSSVNTDLCSGCGQCAQMCPYDAISLKMTDIRDHGKVVRRLVATVNDALCQGCGGCTVSCRPGAIDLRGFSNKQIMAEVDAICRL, encoded by the coding sequence TTGCAAAGAGTTGGAGTTTTTGTTTGTTGGTGCGGGAATAATATAGCAGGTACTGTAGATGTAGAGAGAGTATCTGAGGTAGCAAAGGATATTCCTGGAGTAGTTTATTCAACAAATTATCAATATATGTGCTCTGAGATAGGGCAAAATTTATTAAAAGATGCTATAAAAGAATATAATTTAGATAGAGTAGTAGTTGCTTCATGTTCTCCTAGAATGCATGAAACAACATTTCGTAATGCAGCTGCAAAAGCTGGATTGAACCCATATCTTGTTGAGATAGCGAATATAAGAGAACACTGTTCATGGGTACACAAAGATAAAGAGCAGGGAACAGAAAAAGCAATAGCACTTGTAAAAGCTGCTGTGGCAAAAGCTATTCTTAATGCTCCGTTAGTATCTGGAGAGAGTGGAGTAGAAAAAAGAGCATTGGTAATTGGAGGGGGAATTGCTGGCATACAGACAGCCCTTGATATAGCTGATGCTGGATTCAAAGTAGATATAGTTGAGAAGCAACCAAGTATAGGTGGAAAAATGGCTCAGTTAGATAAGACATTCCCTACACTTGACTGTTCAGCTTGTATCTTAACACCTAAAATGGTTGATGCTTCTATGCATCCAAACATTACTTTACATACATACAGTGAAATAGAAGCTGTAAATGGTTATGTAGGAAACTTTACAGTATCTATAAAGAAAAAAGCTCGTTATGTAGATATGGATAAATGTACAGGGTGTGGAATCTGTGTTGAAAAATGTCCTTCAAGAAAAGCAGGAAATGAATTTGAAGAAAATCTAACTAAAAGAGGAGCTATATATAAAGCATTTGCACAGGCAGTACCTAATGTACCAGTAATCGATAGTACTCAATGTATAAAAATGGCAACTGGAAAATGTGGAATCTGTGAAAAACTTTGTATGGCAAAAGCTATAGATTTCTCTCAAAAAGATGAAATTATAGAAGAAAGATATGGAGCTATAGTAGTAGCTACTGGATATGACCTTATCAATCTTGAGAAGTTAGGTGAATATAATTATTCTCACCCTAATGTAATAACTTCGCTGGAGTTTGAAAGACTTACAAATGCAGCGGGACCTACTCACGGAAAATTCCTTAAACCTTCAGATCATACAAAACCTAAGAAAGTAGTTTTTGTACAATGTGTTGGTTCAAGAGATACAAGTGACAGAGGAAAACCTTACTGTTCAAAAATCTGTTGTATGTATACAGCAAAACATGCAATGCTTCTTAGAGATAAATACCCAGATATTGAAGCATATGTATTCTATATAGATGTAAGAACACCTGGTAAAAACTTTGATGAATTCCAGAGAAGAGCAGTTGAAGAATATGGAGTTCAATATATCAAAGGTATGGTTGGAAAAGTATTCCCAGAAGGGGATAAACTAATGGTAAATGGTGTAGATGCACTTACTGGACAGACAGTTGTAATAGATGCTGATATGGTAGTACTGGCAGCAGCTACAAGAGCTAAAGATGATGCAGTAGCTTTAAAAAGAAAGCTTAACATCAGTACAGATACAAACAACTTCTTTACAGAGGCACATCCAAAACTAAAACCAGTAGAAACAGCTTCAGCAGGAATATACTTAGCAGGAGCTTGTCAAGGACCTAAAGATATTCCTGAAACAGTGGCACAAGCCAGTGCAGCAGCAGCAAAAGCAATAATTCTGCTTTGCAAGGATAAACTTGTAAATAACCCTTGTGTATCTTCTGTAAATACAGATCTTTGCAGTGGATGTGGTCAATGTGCACAAATGTGTCCATACGATGCTATCTCTCTAAAAATGACTGATATCAGAGACCATGGAAAAGTTGTAAGAAGATTAGTGGCAACAGTAAATGATGCACTATGTCAAGGATGTGGAGGATGTACAGTATCTTGCCGTCCAGGAGCAATTGACCTGAGAGGATTCTCAAATAAACAAATTATGGCGGAGGTAGATGCAATATGTCGTCTGTAG
- a CDS encoding putative heterodisulfide reductase, subunit C — protein MERDKVVFNKDKKDVLIIEEISREKTANCMQCGKCSAGCPATDGMDILPHQVIRYLQMGDVETIKNSKTIWTCASCFTCASRCPRNVDLCKLMEAVRLTIVRKKGSSKLIPEDVPEIMSDKKMPQQAIVSAFRKYSK, from the coding sequence TTGGAAAGAGATAAAGTAGTTTTCAATAAAGATAAAAAAGATGTACTTATAATAGAAGAAATTAGTAGAGAAAAAACAGCAAACTGTATGCAGTGTGGAAAATGTTCTGCTGGATGTCCCGCTACAGATGGAATGGATATACTTCCTCATCAGGTAATAAGATATCTGCAAATGGGAGATGTAGAAACAATAAAAAATAGTAAAACTATATGGACTTGTGCTTCTTGTTTCACTTGTGCTTCTCGTTGTCCTAGAAATGTAGATCTTTGTAAACTGATGGAAGCAGTTCGTCTAACTATTGTAAGAAAAAAAGGAAGCAGTAAATTAATTCCTGAAGATGTACCAGAAATAATGTCAGATAAAAAAATGCCGCAGCAAGCTATTGTTAGTGCATTTCGTAAATATAGTAAATAA
- a CDS encoding putative heterodisulfide reductase, subunit B, which produces MKFSYYPGCTLKTKAQDLEKYALDSAAALGVELEEQKDWQCCGAVFPLGSDEIATKLSSVRSLAASYAKGEKLVTICSACHHVIKRTNEELKSNEDMRRKVNNYLQLENNYSGEGEVIHYLEMLRDEIGFDKIAEKVVKPLNRKIAAYYGCMLLKPKKAMNFDDPENPSIIENFIKALGGTPVLYPYRTECCGAYLAVNNKELTEKMSSKIIKSALDNGAEEIVTACPLCKYNLELKDTASVSYFSEILAEALGVK; this is translated from the coding sequence ATGAAATTTAGCTATTATCCTGGTTGTACTTTAAAAACTAAAGCACAAGACCTTGAGAAATATGCCTTAGATTCAGCTGCTGCTTTAGGTGTAGAATTGGAAGAGCAGAAAGATTGGCAATGCTGTGGTGCTGTATTTCCATTAGGTTCAGATGAAATTGCTACAAAACTTTCTTCAGTAAGAAGTTTAGCTGCTTCTTATGCCAAGGGAGAGAAACTTGTGACTATATGTTCTGCATGTCATCATGTAATCAAAAGAACAAATGAAGAATTAAAATCTAATGAAGATATGAGAAGAAAAGTTAATAATTATCTGCAATTAGAAAACAACTACTCAGGAGAAGGTGAAGTAATTCACTATCTTGAAATGTTAAGAGATGAAATAGGATTTGATAAGATAGCAGAAAAAGTCGTGAAACCTTTGAATCGTAAAATTGCAGCTTATTATGGATGTATGCTTTTAAAACCTAAAAAAGCAATGAATTTTGATGATCCAGAAAATCCATCAATAATAGAAAATTTCATAAAAGCACTTGGAGGAACTCCAGTACTTTACCCATATAGGACAGAATGCTGTGGAGCATATCTTGCTGTAAATAATAAAGAGCTTACAGAAAAAATGAGCAGTAAGATAATAAAATCAGCTTTGGATAATGGAGCAGAGGAAATTGTTACAGCTTGTCCTTTGTGCAAGTATAACTTGGAACTTAAAGATACAGCATCTGTAAGTTATTTTTCAGAGATTTTGGCTGAAGCTTTAGGAGTTAAGTAA
- the nfi gene encoding endonuclease V has protein sequence MNYKKDFLFISEDRCKEIQLELRNKVELKDDFKIEDIKYVAGIDLAYWMENKKETAVCCITVIDMNTREIIEEKNTKGDIVFPYIAGYLSFRELSLILETVEKLSIKADLYVFDGNGYLHPRNMGIATHASFYLNKPSIGVAKSYYKIDETEFIMPEDIKGAYTKIVIENKVYGAALRTHKGVKPIFVSVGNHIKLETAIEIIMMLIGKESHIPLPTRYADIATHKMRDFYKNNR, from the coding sequence ATGAATTATAAAAAAGATTTTTTATTTATATCAGAGGATAGATGTAAAGAAATACAGTTAGAATTAAGAAATAAAGTTGAATTAAAAGATGATTTTAAAATAGAAGATATCAAATATGTGGCTGGGATAGATTTAGCATATTGGATGGAAAATAAAAAGGAAACTGCTGTGTGTTGTATAACTGTTATCGATATGAACACAAGAGAGATTATTGAAGAAAAAAATACTAAAGGAGATATAGTGTTTCCATATATAGCAGGATATTTATCGTTTAGAGAACTTTCATTGATATTAGAAACAGTTGAAAAATTAAGTATTAAAGCAGACTTATATGTTTTTGATGGAAATGGCTATCTTCATCCAAGAAATATGGGAATAGCAACTCATGCTTCTTTTTACTTAAATAAACCATCTATAGGAGTTGCTAAAAGTTATTATAAAATAGATGAGACAGAATTTATAATGCCAGAGGATATAAAGGGAGCCTATACTAAAATAGTAATAGAAAATAAAGTATATGGTGCAGCTTTGAGGACACATAAAGGAGTAAAACCCATATTTGTATCAGTAGGTAATCACATAAAACTGGAAACAGCTATTGAAATAATAATGATGTTGATAGGAAAGGAAAGTCATATTCCACTTCCAACAAGATATGCAGATATAGCAACACATAAAATGAGAGATTTCTATAAAAATAATAGGTAA
- a CDS encoding putative transposase, with protein sequence MQKPTNNNIFFQLNQPKLFNFLQYEISDNDPVRKLSSILEGLDFSSLMQVFSYKTKVHPIRMFSIIVYAYSRNLTSTRDIEMACHENIKFRFLLQDSKIPDHSTISRFLVKTEDILPDLFEQFVEKIFEMENISTETIYIDGTKIEAYANKYSFVWKKSIEKYRDRLDEKILELISNFNDDFNLQYDNFLEIYSYLSNLNFQIVKGRGKRKSKEQKYLELCAEYLEKYQKYSNHFKNLNGRNSYSKTDIDATFMRMKDDHMRNGQLKPGYNLQIGVISEYISSYEIFSNPSDSKTLIPFLEKISSQNLEIKNIVADAGYESISNYEYLEKMDYTSYIKPIYFEKSKIRKFKNDLNRVENLIYNHSENKLFRKDGLELEFLYSNKNNTVQYFWNPETNKKIKYNARFRILSNKSKENVSSNYGKQLRMNRSIQVEGAFAVLKEDMKLRKLKVRSKKSVLREICLFCIAYNFNRYLSRNINNRLGTTLHSLKVA encoded by the coding sequence ATGCAAAAACCAACTAATAATAACATTTTTTTTCAATTAAATCAACCTAAACTTTTTAACTTTTTACAATATGAAATTTCTGATAATGATCCTGTAAGAAAACTTAGCTCAATATTGGAGGGATTAGATTTTAGTAGTTTAATGCAAGTATTTTCTTACAAAACAAAGGTACATCCTATCAGAATGTTTTCTATCATTGTTTATGCCTATTCGCGCAATTTAACTTCTACTAGAGATATAGAAATGGCTTGCCATGAAAATATTAAATTTAGGTTTCTTTTACAAGATTCTAAAATTCCTGATCACTCTACTATTTCTAGATTCTTAGTAAAAACTGAAGATATTCTTCCAGATCTATTTGAACAATTCGTTGAAAAAATTTTTGAAATGGAAAATATTTCCACTGAAACAATATATATTGATGGCACTAAAATTGAAGCATATGCTAATAAATATTCATTTGTTTGGAAAAAATCTATTGAGAAATACAGAGATAGATTAGATGAAAAAATTCTTGAACTAATTTCAAATTTTAATGATGATTTCAACTTACAATATGACAACTTCCTTGAAATATATTCATATCTTTCTAATTTGAATTTTCAAATAGTCAAAGGTAGAGGAAAGAGAAAATCTAAAGAGCAAAAGTATTTAGAATTATGCGCAGAATACTTAGAAAAGTATCAAAAATATTCTAATCATTTTAAAAATCTTAATGGTAGAAATAGCTATTCAAAAACTGATATAGATGCTACTTTTATGAGAATGAAAGATGACCATATGAGAAATGGTCAATTAAAACCTGGATATAATCTACAAATAGGAGTGATTAGTGAATATATTTCTTCATATGAAATTTTTTCTAACCCTTCTGATTCTAAAACTTTGATTCCATTTTTAGAGAAAATTTCATCTCAAAATTTAGAAATTAAAAATATTGTAGCTGATGCAGGATATGAAAGTATTTCAAATTATGAATATTTGGAAAAAATGGACTATACTTCATACATAAAACCAATATATTTTGAAAAATCTAAAATCAGAAAGTTTAAAAATGATTTAAACAGAGTAGAAAATTTAATATATAATCATTCTGAAAATAAGCTATTTAGAAAAGATGGATTAGAATTAGAATTTCTATACTCTAACAAAAATAATACAGTTCAATATTTTTGGAATCCTGAAACTAACAAAAAAATTAAGTACAATGCGAGATTTAGAATTTTATCAAATAAATCAAAAGAGAATGTATCAAGCAATTATGGAAAACAATTAAGAATGAACAGAAGTATTCAAGTAGAAGGTGCTTTTGCAGTTTTGAAAGAAGATATGAAATTGCGAAAATTAAAAGTTCGAAGTAAAAAAAGTGTTTTAAGAGAAATATGTTTGTTTTGTATCGCTTACAACTTCAACAGATATCTAAGCAGAAATATAAATAATCGCTTAGGAACAACACTTCACTCATTAAAAGTAGCTTAG
- a CDS encoding putative transcriptional regulator, with protein MLKIYDDIMGKTNSSFAYKILKENILRLDLKPGEELREIDLFHSLNMSRTPIREALILLKHDGLIETLPQSGTFVTKIDKEKFEDGRMLRICVEEKMIQLACDNFSEEHLKRLEDNLAKQKFILDTTRDYVEFHKLDVEFHQMIFEGVGYRDLFKVTTDNFFDYQRVRVLNSSNKIKDNFIQESHLKILDTIKNKRKDIVHELLNEHFSRLPAKLEYFIEEYPFYFK; from the coding sequence GTGCTAAAGATATACGACGATATAATGGGAAAAACAAATTCTAGTTTTGCATATAAAATATTGAAAGAGAATATACTTAGGCTTGATTTAAAGCCGGGAGAAGAGCTTCGTGAAATTGATTTGTTCCATTCTCTTAATATGAGCCGTACACCTATCAGAGAGGCACTTATTCTTTTAAAGCATGATGGATTAATAGAAACACTTCCTCAAAGTGGAACTTTTGTTACTAAAATAGATAAAGAAAAATTCGAAGATGGAAGAATGTTAAGAATCTGTGTAGAAGAGAAAATGATACAATTAGCATGTGACAATTTTTCAGAAGAGCATTTAAAAAGATTAGAAGATAATCTTGCAAAGCAAAAATTTATCCTTGATACAACTAGAGATTATGTAGAATTTCATAAGTTAGATGTAGAGTTTCACCAAATGATATTTGAAGGAGTAGGGTATAGGGATTTATTTAAAGTAACTACAGATAATTTTTTTGATTACCAAAGAGTTAGAGTTTTGAATTCATCAAATAAGATAAAAGATAATTTTATTCAAGAAAGTCATTTAAAGATATTAGATACAATTAAAAATAAGAGAAAGGATATAGTTCATGAATTGCTTAATGAGCATTTTTCAAGATTGCCAGCAAAACTTGAATATTTCATTGAAGAATATCCATTTTATTTTAAATAA
- the thiE gene encoding thiamine-phosphate synthase, with the protein MRNRINIPKGLYGITGDNFANGKSNYQCVEEMIKGGIKIIQYRDKRKSSGEKIEEAKAIRELCRKNNVLFIVNDDVAIAMLIDADGVHVGQDDMKPDDVRKLIGTDKIIGLSTHSEGQGMAAYNNENVDYIGVGPIFPTTTKDTAPVGLEYLEFAVKNIHMPFVAIGGIKDYNINEIINRGAQRICLVSDIVGAENICKKIIDLNKKILKK; encoded by the coding sequence TTGAGGAATAGAATAAATATACCAAAAGGGCTCTATGGAATAACAGGGGATAATTTTGCCAATGGAAAAAGCAATTATCAATGTGTAGAGGAAATGATAAAAGGTGGAATCAAAATAATTCAATATAGAGATAAAAGAAAAAGCTCTGGAGAAAAGATTGAAGAAGCAAAAGCAATAAGAGAACTTTGCAGAAAAAATAATGTACTTTTTATAGTGAATGATGATGTGGCTATCGCTATGTTGATAGATGCTGATGGAGTACATGTAGGACAGGATGATATGAAGCCAGATGATGTAAGAAAACTTATAGGTACAGATAAAATCATAGGTTTATCTACTCATTCAGAAGGACAGGGAATGGCAGCTTATAATAATGAAAATGTAGATTATATTGGAGTAGGACCTATATTTCCTACTACTACAAAAGATACAGCTCCAGTGGGACTGGAATATTTAGAATTTGCTGTAAAAAATATTCATATGCCCTTTGTAGCTATAGGTGGAATAAAAGATTATAATATAAATGAAATAATAAATAGAGGAGCTCAAAGGATATGTCTTGTAAGTGATATTGTCGGGGCAGAGAATATATGTAAAAAAATTATTGATCTTAATAAAAAAATTTTGAAAAAATAA
- the thiF gene encoding thiamine biosynthesis protein ThiF, with protein sequence MKIGIAGSGGIGSNVAVHLVRTGVKELKFGDFDVIEESNLNRQFYFKEQIGKYKAEMLYENLKKINPNGDFQYKIIKFERENIKEFFQDCDIIIEGFDKKEYKGMLVEELYPLGKIIISASGIASHDCKEIQVKEAGKNLYIVGDFQKDIYNYKTYSHKVSVISALMAEIALKRGGYIEE encoded by the coding sequence ATGAAAATAGGAATAGCTGGAAGTGGAGGAATAGGATCTAATGTAGCTGTACATCTTGTCAGAACAGGTGTAAAAGAATTAAAATTTGGTGACTTTGATGTTATTGAAGAATCTAACCTAAACAGACAGTTTTATTTTAAAGAACAAATAGGAAAATATAAAGCAGAGATGTTATATGAAAATCTGAAAAAGATAAATCCTAATGGGGATTTTCAATATAAAATTATTAAATTTGAAAGAGAGAATATAAAAGAATTTTTTCAAGACTGTGATATAATAATAGAAGGCTTCGATAAAAAAGAGTATAAAGGCATGCTTGTAGAAGAATTATATCCACTAGGAAAAATTATAATATCTGCCTCAGGAATAGCCAGCCATGATTGTAAGGAAATTCAAGTTAAAGAGGCAGGAAAAAATTTATATATAGTAGGAGATTTTCAAAAAGATATTTACAATTATAAAACATATTCTCATAAGGTATCTGTAATATCTGCTCTTATGGCAGAAATAGCATTAAAGAGAGGTGGATATATTGAGGAATAG